Proteins encoded by one window of Methanobacterium sp. CWC-01:
- the rpl4p gene encoding 50S ribosomal protein L4, with product MKKVKVYSLEGDVVDEMELPEIFTEEYRPDLIKRAVLSAQAARIQPWGTDPMAGKRTTAQSYGAGRGVAMVPRVKGSRHPAGSKAAFVPQATGGRRAHPPRVARTINEKINKKERRLAIRSAVAATADQDIVEARGHQIENVPQVPLVVDDDICNIRKTKETREIFKKLGLMDDVVRAKNGKNIRSGRGKTRGRKYKTPRGPLLVVGEDKGISKAARNHPGVEVVVVDNLNAELLAPGTHPGRLTLYTRSAVEKLGELFKNR from the coding sequence ATGAAGAAAGTTAAGGTATACTCATTAGAAGGTGATGTGGTAGACGAGATGGAGCTACCCGAGATTTTCACTGAAGAATACAGGCCCGACCTCATAAAGAGGGCAGTTTTATCTGCCCAAGCCGCACGCATCCAGCCCTGGGGAACCGATCCCATGGCCGGAAAGAGGACCACAGCCCAGTCCTACGGTGCCGGCCGGGGAGTGGCCATGGTTCCCAGGGTAAAGGGTTCCCGACACCCTGCCGGTTCCAAGGCGGCCTTCGTGCCCCAGGCCACCGGTGGTAGAAGAGCCCACCCTCCACGAGTGGCCAGGACCATAAACGAGAAAATCAACAAGAAAGAACGAAGACTGGCCATCCGCTCGGCAGTGGCAGCCACCGCTGACCAGGACATTGTGGAAGCCCGGGGACACCAGATAGAAAACGTGCCCCAGGTACCCCTGGTGGTGGATGATGATATCTGTAACATCCGCAAGACCAAGGAGACCCGGGAGATCTTCAAAAAACTGGGACTCATGGACGATGTGGTACGGGCCAAGAACGGAAAAAACATACGATCCGGAAGGGGAAAAACCCGGGGAAGAAAGTACAAAACCCCACGAGGACCTTTACTGGTGGTGGGTGAAGACAAAGGAATAAGCAAAGCCGCCAGAAACCACCCGGGAGTTGAAGTGGTGGTGGTGGACAACCTCAACGCCGAACTCCTGGCACCAGGAACCCACCCCGGAAGACTGACCCTGTACACCCGCTCCGCCGTAGAAAAATTAGGAGAACTATTTAAAAACAGGTAG
- the rpsS gene encoding 30S ribosomal protein S19: MARKEFKYRGYTLEELQEMPLDNVIQLFPSRQRRSLQKGFLPRQKKVLEKIRKLKKEGDTGGRPKIIRTHCRDMIVLPEMVGMTFGIYNGKSFVDVQIQPEMIGCYFGEFAVTRQRVTHGDPGMGATRSSMFVPLK, from the coding sequence TTGGCGAGGAAAGAATTCAAATATCGTGGTTACACCCTGGAAGAACTGCAAGAAATGCCGCTGGATAACGTTATCCAGCTCTTCCCATCCCGGCAAAGAAGATCCCTGCAGAAGGGATTCCTACCCCGGCAGAAAAAGGTACTAGAAAAGATTAGGAAGCTGAAAAAAGAGGGAGACACTGGAGGAAGGCCCAAAATAATCCGGACCCACTGTCGGGACATGATCGTCCTGCCAGAGATGGTGGGTATGACCTTCGGGATCTACAATGGAAAATCATTTGTGGATGTGCAGATACAGCCCGAGATGATCGGCTGCTACTTCGGAGAGTTCGCAGTCACCAGACAGAGGGTAACCCACGGGGACCCTGGTATGGGAGCAACCCGTTCATCCATGTTTGTACCCCTTAAATAA
- the rpmC gene encoding 50S ribosomal protein L29, which produces MVILRSKEIRDMDLEDIQKKLDELRAEYARNISKSAAAGVYENPGKIKELKRTIARVMTIMNEIEQET; this is translated from the coding sequence ATGGTAATATTAAGGAGCAAGGAAATACGGGATATGGACCTAGAGGACATCCAGAAAAAGCTGGATGAACTGCGGGCAGAGTACGCCCGGAACATATCCAAAAGTGCCGCGGCAGGTGTCTACGAGAATCCTGGGAAGATAAAGGAGCTCAAGAGAACCATTGCCCGGGTAATGACCATCATGAATGAAATCGAACAGGAGACATAA
- a CDS encoding 50S ribosomal protein L22: MAKNKYAYQGSEGTEKTARAAGRSLQISPKHAVEICREIRGMYLDDAKEYLEEVIQKKRAVPFRRHNKKVGHRRGLTGWPSGRYPVKAAGEVLHVLENAEANAEYRGMDSENLKIIHISSHRGYIIRGYIPRAFGRATPFNTPTTHLQVVLAEAEEST, from the coding sequence ATGGCTAAGAATAAATACGCTTACCAAGGTTCGGAGGGTACTGAAAAAACTGCCCGGGCTGCTGGCCGGTCCCTGCAGATATCACCCAAACACGCGGTGGAGATCTGCCGTGAAATCAGGGGAATGTACCTGGACGATGCCAAGGAATATCTGGAAGAAGTTATCCAGAAAAAAAGAGCAGTCCCCTTCCGGCGTCACAACAAAAAGGTTGGGCACCGTCGTGGACTCACCGGATGGCCATCCGGCCGGTATCCAGTTAAAGCCGCCGGCGAAGTACTACATGTCTTAGAAAACGCCGAGGCCAACGCAGAATACCGGGGCATGGATTCCGAAAACCTGAAAATCATCCACATATCCAGCCACCGGGGTTACATCATCCGGGGTTACATCCCCCGGGCATTTGGAAGGGCCACCCCCTTCAACACCCCCACCACCCACCTGCAAGTTGTACTAGCCGAGGCAGAGGAGAGCACATGA
- the rnp1 gene encoding ribonuclease P protein component 1 — MITPQNIMRHELVGLWVRVARSTHQGFTGLEGKVVNETRNTLTLEDGEGREKMIPKKTSTFHFKLPDGGTVEIEGRIIVSRPEDRIKKRFKKYG, encoded by the coding sequence ATGATCACTCCACAAAACATCATGAGACACGAACTGGTGGGACTCTGGGTACGAGTGGCCCGGAGCACCCATCAGGGATTCACCGGACTGGAAGGAAAGGTTGTAAACGAGACCAGAAACACCCTCACCCTGGAAGATGGTGAGGGTAGGGAGAAGATGATCCCGAAAAAAACGTCAACCTTCCATTTTAAACTACCTGACGGTGGTACAGTCGAAATAGAGGGCAGAATAATAGTTTCACGCCCGGAAGACAGGATTAAAAAGAGATTCAAAAAGTATGGGTGA
- a CDS encoding METTL5 family protein, which yields MITKKRHLEMALQDIPAHPDPDPDREQYLTPAPIAADLVWNATTQGDVSGLKVVDLGCGTGILALAAALMGAQEVVGVDVDEKAIKLAIKQAEQLQVPARFQAMDVNEFKERGDTVIMNPPFGAQKAQRREADRRFLEKALEVAPVVYSFHLKKTEEFLEKLVKALDATITHRFHYSFTLPRIYHFHQEEKRAVEVVVLRVERN from the coding sequence ATGATCACTAAAAAACGTCACCTGGAGATGGCTTTACAGGACATACCCGCCCATCCTGATCCTGATCCGGATCGGGAGCAGTACCTGACCCCGGCTCCCATCGCTGCGGATCTGGTCTGGAACGCCACCACCCAGGGAGATGTGTCCGGACTTAAAGTGGTGGACCTGGGTTGTGGAACTGGAATCCTGGCCCTGGCCGCCGCCCTGATGGGAGCCCAGGAAGTGGTGGGGGTGGATGTGGATGAAAAGGCCATAAAATTAGCCATAAAACAGGCAGAACAGCTCCAGGTCCCGGCCCGTTTCCAGGCCATGGATGTGAATGAATTTAAAGAGAGGGGGGACACGGTTATCATGAATCCGCCCTTCGGTGCCCAGAAGGCCCAGCGCCGGGAGGCGGATCGTCGCTTCCTGGAGAAGGCCCTGGAGGTGGCACCGGTGGTGTACTCCTTCCACCTAAAAAAGACCGAAGAATTCCTGGAGAAACTGGTGAAGGCCCTGGATGCCACCATCACCCACCGCTTCCATTACTCCTTCACCCTGCCCCGGATCTACCACTTCCACCAGGAGGAGAAGCGTGCCGTGGAGGTGGTGGTGCTGCGGGTGGAGCGGAATTAA
- the rplX gene encoding 50S ribosomal protein L24 translates to MSKQPRKQRKSFYGAPLHQRHKSMSVTLSPELREEHDRRALPVRKGDTVKVLRGDFKDHEGKVEKVDLKNYRLLVEGASVQKPDGNQVYHPVHPSNTMIMELSLDDEERNKIIERKG, encoded by the coding sequence ATGTCTAAACAGCCAAGAAAACAGAGAAAATCATTCTACGGGGCACCACTACACCAGCGCCATAAGTCCATGAGCGTCACCCTCAGCCCGGAACTCCGGGAAGAACATGACCGACGCGCCCTCCCTGTTCGTAAGGGAGACACCGTGAAGGTCTTAAGGGGAGACTTCAAGGACCACGAGGGAAAGGTGGAAAAGGTGGACCTTAAAAATTACCGGCTCCTGGTAGAAGGAGCATCCGTACAGAAACCAGATGGAAACCAGGTGTACCACCCAGTGCATCCCTCCAACACCATGATAATGGAGCTCAGTCTGGATGATGAGGAACGGAACAAGATAATAGAGAGGAAGGGATAA
- the rpl3p gene encoding 50S ribosomal protein L3, giving the protein MARHHQPRKGSVAFSPRKRAVRESPRVHSWPEREEPGLLGFPAYKVGMTHVTMTDTAKNSPTEGMEISAPVTILEAPPVVVMGIRAYRKTDRGIKAMTDIMAPELDVELSRTITIPKESNGEARLAELKEKLDQVVDIRVLIHTTPKSASVPKKKPELLECGVGGTSVESKLEYAESVLGKEVKPENAFSDGEHADAVAVTKGKGFQGVIKRWGVRIQYGKAARSSKGRHVGSIGPWSPERTMWTVPMAGQMGYHQRTEYNKKILRIGDAKDAGDINPAGGFVKYGLVKNDFIMVKGSLPGPSKRLVMLRKAVRPHGKHDDAPEISFISTASQQGA; this is encoded by the coding sequence ATGGCTAGACATCATCAACCCCGAAAAGGATCAGTTGCATTCAGTCCTAGAAAAAGAGCGGTCAGGGAATCACCCCGTGTACATTCCTGGCCAGAAAGAGAAGAGCCGGGACTGTTGGGTTTCCCCGCCTATAAGGTGGGCATGACCCACGTCACCATGACCGACACGGCCAAGAACTCCCCCACAGAAGGTATGGAGATCTCCGCCCCGGTGACCATCCTGGAAGCACCACCGGTAGTGGTAATGGGCATCCGCGCCTACCGTAAAACTGACCGTGGAATTAAGGCCATGACCGATATTATGGCCCCGGAACTGGACGTGGAGCTTTCCCGTACAATAACCATACCCAAAGAAAGCAACGGCGAAGCACGCCTGGCAGAACTCAAAGAAAAACTGGATCAGGTAGTTGATATCCGGGTTCTAATACACACCACCCCTAAAAGTGCCAGTGTGCCCAAGAAGAAACCAGAACTCCTGGAATGTGGTGTGGGTGGAACCAGTGTAGAATCCAAACTGGAATACGCCGAAAGTGTGCTGGGTAAAGAAGTTAAACCCGAAAACGCCTTCTCTGACGGGGAACACGCCGATGCAGTGGCTGTTACTAAGGGGAAAGGATTTCAGGGTGTTATTAAAAGATGGGGAGTACGGATCCAGTACGGAAAAGCAGCTCGAAGTAGTAAAGGACGACACGTAGGTTCCATAGGTCCCTGGAGTCCGGAACGGACCATGTGGACGGTGCCCATGGCGGGACAGATGGGTTACCACCAGAGAACCGAGTACAACAAGAAGATACTCCGCATCGGAGACGCCAAGGATGCAGGGGACATCAACCCCGCCGGTGGCTTTGTCAAGTACGGACTGGTGAAAAACGATTTTATAATGGTTAAAGGTTCATTACCTGGACCATCCAAACGACTGGTCATGTTAAGAAAGGCAGTACGTCCTCATGGTAAACATGACGATGCTCCTGAAATATCATTCATCAGCACGGCATCCCAACAGGGGGCCTAA
- a CDS encoding 50S ribosomal protein L2, whose amino-acid sequence MGKRLIIQRRGRGTPTYRSASHRFKGKIAYRSYDDVEKEGCLVGKVADIMHDPGRSAPVALVKFENGEKQLILAPESIQIHDEISCGISAPISPGNSLPLAQIPEGTPVYNLERYPGDGGKFVRSSGTHASLITHDVGKAVVELPSGELKAFNPQCRATIGVVAGGGRREKPFLKAGNKYHATKAKGKKNVSVRGVAMNAVDHPHGGGNRQHPGRPTTVSRHAPPGRKVGSIAARRTGKRR is encoded by the coding sequence ATGGGAAAAAGATTGATCATTCAAAGAAGGGGGAGAGGAACTCCCACCTACCGCAGTGCATCCCACCGTTTCAAGGGCAAAATCGCCTACCGTTCCTACGATGACGTGGAAAAAGAAGGCTGCCTCGTAGGAAAAGTGGCTGATATCATGCACGACCCGGGAAGAAGCGCTCCGGTGGCCCTGGTTAAATTTGAAAACGGCGAAAAACAACTCATTTTAGCACCAGAAAGTATACAAATTCATGATGAAATTTCCTGTGGAATATCCGCACCCATAAGCCCTGGAAACTCACTGCCCCTGGCACAGATTCCAGAAGGAACCCCGGTGTACAACCTGGAAAGATACCCCGGTGACGGGGGTAAATTCGTGCGATCCTCAGGTACTCATGCTTCTCTTATCACCCATGACGTGGGTAAGGCCGTAGTTGAGCTGCCATCCGGCGAGCTGAAGGCCTTCAACCCCCAGTGTAGAGCCACCATTGGAGTGGTAGCTGGGGGAGGACGTAGGGAGAAACCATTCCTCAAGGCCGGTAATAAGTATCACGCCACCAAGGCCAAGGGTAAGAAGAATGTTAGCGTGCGTGGTGTAGCAATGAACGCAGTGGACCACCCCCACGGTGGTGGAAACCGCCAGCATCCGGGACGACCTACCACTGTATCCAGACACGCCCCACCAGGTAGAAAGGTGGGTTCCATCGCCGCTCGTAGGACTGGTAAAAGGAGATAA
- a CDS encoding 50S ribosomal protein L23, with protein MDPYSIIIKPHLTEKSMNAIDQKNELTFVIRRTAEKGQVKSAIEQMYEVKVERVNTQITSRGVKLAYVKLSEEDSAEDIAMKMGVF; from the coding sequence ATGGATCCTTACAGTATCATTATCAAACCACATTTAACTGAAAAAAGTATGAACGCCATTGACCAGAAAAACGAACTAACCTTCGTGATTCGGCGAACCGCAGAAAAAGGCCAGGTCAAAAGTGCCATCGAGCAAATGTACGAAGTGAAGGTGGAACGGGTTAACACCCAGATAACCTCCCGCGGTGTCAAACTGGCCTACGTAAAACTATCCGAGGAAGACAGCGCCGAGGACATCGCCATGAAGATGGGCGTATTCTAA
- a CDS encoding 30S ribosomal protein S4e: MAKMGSRKHLKRYKAPVHWPIHPKEDTWTVKPSPGPHAIEDSLPLLLVVRDILELADTAREAKMIINQGDIMVDGTVRKDYKFPVGFMDVIQIPKTGNTYRVLPDEKGRLILHPISEENQEFKLCRVQNKTTIRGGKQQLNLHDGRNCLVEGEYKAGDVVVLQVPKQEITDHLKMEDGTLGLITGGKHIGELGTIKEINITKSSMPNTVLMETKDGKSFQTLQDYVFVLGKDQPIIALPGGK, encoded by the coding sequence ATGGCCAAAATGGGATCAAGAAAACACTTGAAAAGATACAAAGCACCAGTTCACTGGCCAATTCACCCCAAAGAGGACACTTGGACAGTAAAACCAAGCCCAGGACCTCACGCCATCGAAGATTCACTACCACTCCTACTGGTGGTCCGGGACATCCTGGAACTGGCCGACACCGCCCGGGAAGCCAAGATGATCATCAACCAGGGAGATATAATGGTGGATGGTACGGTGCGTAAGGACTACAAGTTCCCGGTGGGATTCATGGACGTAATCCAGATACCCAAAACCGGCAACACTTACCGGGTGCTCCCTGATGAGAAGGGACGACTGATCTTACACCCCATCAGTGAAGAGAACCAAGAGTTCAAACTGTGCCGGGTGCAAAACAAAACCACCATCCGGGGAGGGAAACAACAACTGAACCTCCACGATGGCCGTAACTGTCTGGTGGAAGGTGAATACAAAGCCGGAGACGTGGTGGTACTGCAGGTTCCTAAACAGGAAATAACCGATCACCTGAAAATGGAAGACGGTACCCTGGGACTCATCACCGGTGGAAAACACATCGGAGAGCTGGGAACCATCAAAGAAATCAACATCACCAAATCATCCATGCCAAACACGGTTTTAATGGAAACCAAGGATGGGAAAAGCTTCCAAACCCTGCAGGACTACGTGTTCGTTCTGGGTAAGGACCAACCCATCATCGCCCTACCAGGGGGTAAGTAG
- a CDS encoding 30S ribosomal protein S17: protein MVGIEVTEPKEKCDDPNCPFHGNLKIRGQILEGLVASDKAEKSITVERSFYKFIRKYERYEKRKSKITVHKPDCIQVKVGDAVKIAECRPLSKTKHFVVVEVKEEK from the coding sequence ATGGTTGGCATTGAAGTAACCGAACCAAAGGAAAAATGTGATGATCCCAACTGCCCCTTCCATGGTAACCTTAAGATAAGGGGCCAAATACTGGAAGGACTGGTTGCCAGTGACAAGGCAGAAAAAAGCATCACTGTAGAGCGAAGTTTCTACAAGTTCATAAGAAAATACGAAAGATACGAGAAAAGAAAGTCTAAGATCACCGTTCACAAACCGGACTGCATTCAGGTGAAAGTCGGAGATGCAGTGAAAATCGCGGAGTGCCGCCCTTTAAGTAAGACCAAGCACTTCGTGGTGGTGGAGGTTAAAGAGGAGAAATAA
- a CDS encoding 50S ribosomal protein L14 produces the protein MKAITSKVTRSLPIGARLSCVDNTGAREVEIVAVKGYKGVRRRLGSAGVGDMVVISVKKGTVDMRREVTTAVIVRQKKEYRRADGLRVKFEDNAAVIISPEGVLKGSEIRGPVAKEAADRWPSVGSAASIIV, from the coding sequence ATGAAGGCCATTACATCTAAAGTTACTAGATCACTCCCCATCGGTGCCAGACTCAGCTGTGTGGATAACACCGGAGCCCGAGAAGTGGAAATTGTAGCCGTAAAAGGATACAAGGGCGTCCGTCGAAGGCTGGGTAGCGCTGGAGTGGGAGACATGGTGGTCATCTCGGTGAAGAAGGGAACCGTAGACATGCGCCGGGAAGTTACCACTGCAGTTATCGTAAGACAGAAAAAGGAATACCGCCGGGCGGATGGCCTACGGGTTAAATTCGAGGACAACGCTGCGGTCATTATCAGTCCGGAAGGAGTCTTAAAGGGTTCCGAGATCCGGGGGCCAGTGGCTAAGGAAGCCGCTGACCGATGGCCATCGGTGGGAAGTGCCGCCAGCATTATCGTCTAA
- the yciH gene encoding stress response translation initiation inhibitor YciH yields the protein MKVCEVCGLPEELCVCEEIAREIQKVKVFTVRRRFGKLMTIIEGIDEHDIDIRELTKELKNRCACGGTAKKGQIELQGDHKRRVKQVLADLGFSTDEIEIR from the coding sequence ATGAAAGTCTGTGAGGTTTGTGGTCTTCCCGAAGAACTCTGCGTCTGTGAAGAGATTGCCAGGGAGATACAGAAGGTTAAAGTCTTTACGGTGAGGAGAAGATTCGGAAAACTGATGACCATCATCGAAGGAATTGATGAACACGACATTGACATCAGAGAACTCACCAAGGAACTCAAAAACCGCTGTGCCTGCGGAGGAACAGCAAAGAAAGGCCAAATAGAACTGCAGGGCGATCATAAACGGAGAGTCAAGCAAGTTCTCGCTGATCTGGGCTTCTCTACGGATGAAATCGAGATCCGTTAG
- a CDS encoding putative RNA uridine N3 methyltransferase translates to MERREISIFIPSSFLGESKDLKVRTYKVGLISRSAALFRVNRIVIYSDDQDRKGTKFISDVLNYMNTPQYLRKQVFPITRELRNVGILPPLRTPHHPTGELHQGDYRQGLTVKRTKKGTIVDIGADRLALCKEKLSVNRVLNFKVEKLAKEILITPDEPDIYWGYQTLATYRNLQDSLKALKPKPDLVVGTSRLGQPITSVFNEVIGDLKGSKHLAILFGGPYSGLHDLNGETRKLADLELNTIPHQGTKTVRTEEAVLATLSVFNLLLDL, encoded by the coding sequence ATGGAACGACGTGAGATTTCCATCTTTATACCTTCCTCATTCTTGGGAGAATCAAAAGATTTAAAAGTAAGAACCTACAAAGTAGGGCTGATTAGCAGATCAGCAGCCCTATTCCGCGTGAATCGCATCGTAATATACAGCGATGACCAGGACCGCAAAGGGACAAAGTTTATTAGTGATGTCCTCAATTATATGAATACACCCCAATACCTGCGTAAACAGGTATTTCCCATAACTCGGGAGTTGAGGAACGTGGGCATACTCCCACCACTACGAACTCCCCATCACCCCACAGGAGAACTTCACCAGGGTGATTACAGGCAGGGATTAACGGTAAAGAGGACAAAAAAAGGCACTATAGTCGATATTGGTGCCGACCGGCTGGCACTGTGTAAGGAAAAGCTCAGTGTAAACCGGGTCTTAAACTTTAAGGTAGAGAAGCTGGCGAAGGAGATCCTGATAACTCCCGATGAGCCGGATATTTACTGGGGTTACCAAACCCTGGCTACTTATCGGAATCTGCAGGACAGTTTAAAGGCGCTTAAGCCCAAACCAGACTTGGTAGTGGGCACCTCACGCCTTGGTCAGCCCATCACTTCTGTTTTCAACGAAGTAATAGGGGATTTAAAGGGCTCCAAACACTTAGCTATTTTGTTTGGTGGTCCTTATTCAGGCTTACATGATCTAAATGGGGAAACCAGGAAACTTGCTGACCTGGAGTTAAATACCATCCCCCATCAGGGAACCAAGACAGTAAGAACTGAAGAAGCGGTTTTAGCGACTTTATCCGTGTTTAACTTGCTCTTAGACCTGTGA